Proteins from a single region of Campylobacter sp. RM16704:
- a CDS encoding heat shock protein transcriptional repressor HspR, translating to MEHSYDEPVYLISVVAKVLSIHPQTLRQYEKEGLVEPSRTDGKMRLYSQKDIDRIKMILRLTRDLGVNLAGVDVILKLKTKIDEFENTIEELRLELDRRDNPSKSRAVIKHRSNFDLIFLEKIK from the coding sequence ATGGAACATAGTTATGATGAGCCAGTATATTTAATAAGTGTAGTAGCTAAAGTTTTAAGTATCCATCCACAAACTCTAAGACAATACGAAAAAGAAGGTTTGGTAGAACCTAGTAGAACTGATGGTAAGATGAGACTTTATTCTCAAAAAGATATAGATAGGATTAAAATGATTTTACGTTTAACTAGAGATCTTGGAGTAAATTTAGCAGGTGTTGATGTAATTTTGAAACTTAAAACCAAAATAGATGAGTTTGAAAATACCATAGAAGAATTAAGACTAGAACTTGATAGAAGAGATAATCCCTCTAAATCAAGAGCAGTAATAAAACATAGAAGTAATTTTGATTTGATTTTTTTGGAAAAAATTAA